DNA from Phycisphaerae bacterium:
GCGATGCTGCTGGCCCTCGCACGCGACCCGCTGCTGCGAGCCAGCGCGCCGCCCGTCCTGCGGATGCGGCCCGGCGAAGAACTCGCGCGGCAGCAGATGACCGACGCGCTCAACCGGGTCGTCGGCAGCCGGCTCAGCGAAAGCACGCTCGATAAGGTCGTGCGGAACGCCGCTTCCTCCTGGACACAATCGGGGCACTTGAAGGGGCGCGGCCGAAAAGCCCGGCAGGCTGTCACGCCGACGGCGGCAACAACGGCCTTCGCCCTTCTGCTGGGCTACCTTGCCGGCAAGCGTGGCGAGGCGCTCTTCGAGTCGCTCTGGGCGCAGGTGCTCGACGCCCCGGCCGGCGAACTGATGCACCTCGCCATGGACGCCCGCCGGCTGGGCTTCCTCGACATGAGCCAGTCGGGCGGCGTGATTGACTTGACCTTCTCGCGGCTCCTTGCCCCGGACGAAAGGCGGTAGGCGAATGGGAAGAATCGAAGAACTTGCGGCTCGATACCGTGGCCACATCGGCGCGCCGTGGCAGCGCAACCTCTCCGGCGACCAGAAGGCCATCTTTGTCGTCTACCCGAAGACGGACGAGCGGAAGCTGAGGGCGCGGCTGGAACTGTTCGAGATGGCGACAACATCGACCGGGCATCAGTGGCGCCCGCTGGACTTGACCGACACCTTCGCGCGGTGGATGGCCGACACCGAGTACCGCGAGGTGTACTTCGAGGAGCCGGAGACGCTGACGATGAAGCTGCGGAGCGACTTTGTGCAGTACGCGGCCGGCCGGCTCCGCGGGGCACTCACGGCCGAAGGCGTGGACGAAGACACGGTGGTCGCCGTTCAGGGCGTCGCGTGCCTCTTTGGCTTCACCCGTGTATCGCTGGTGCTGAAGGAAGTGGTCAAAGACATTCGGGGCCGGCTGGTAGTGTTCTTCCCCGGCGAGTACGAAGACAACAACTACCGACTCTTGGACGCACGGGACGGCTGGAACTATCTTGCCGTGCCGATCACGCTCCATAACGGGGTAAACGACTGATGAAAAACAAACAACTCTTCCAACGCGATCCCGCTGTATCGAAGCTGCTGAATGACGGTGTTGCCGCTGTGCGCGAGGCCGCAAGCGTCAAGGAAATCGAAACGCTGCGGTACGAGCTTGAGCACTTCGTGTGCGAAGGCCAGTACGAGGACGGCTTGATCCGCATCCTGGAGTCCTACCTCGGCAATGTCAGTTCGACCACGCAGCCGGCGGCGTGGGTGAGCGGCTTCTATGGCAGCGGCAAATCGCACCTGCTCAAGATGTTCCGCCATCTGTGGGTGGACACCCGCTTCGACGACGGCACGACCGCCCGCGGCCTGGCCCGCCTGCCGCAGGAGGTGCAGGACCTTCTGCGCGAACTCGACACGCTGGGCAAACGCTGCGGCGGGCTGCACGCCGCGTCGGGCACGCTGCCTTCGGGCGGTGGCGAGAGCGTCCGTCTGGCTGTGCTGAGCATCATCCTTGTCTCCAAGAACCTGCCCGAGGCTCTGCCGCAGGCGCAGTTCTGCATGTGGCTCCAGAAGAACGGCTTCCTTGACCGCGTGAAGGCCGCGGTGAAAGCCGCCGGCAAGGAGTTCTACAGCGAACTCCACGACCTCTACGTCAGCCCGATCCTTGCCAAGGCTGTTCTCGACGCCGACCCTAGCTTCGCATCCGACCTGAAAGCGGCCCGCGCAGCGTTGCGGGCGCAGTTTCCCGTGGTCGAAGATATCTCCACCAATGAGTTCATCCGCCTGGTCCGCGAGGTGCTGTCGGTCGATGGGCAAATCCCTTGCACCGTTATCGTTCTAGACGAAATTCAGCTTTTCATCGGCAACGATCCGGGACGCTCGACCGACGTGCAGGAAGTCGCCGAAGCTCTCTGCAAGCAACTCGACAGCCGCGTGCTGCTGATCGGCGCAGGCCAGACAGCCCTGGCCGGAAACGTTCCGCTGCTCCAGCGATTGAGCGGTCGGTTCACCATCCCAGTCGAATTATCTGATGCGGACGTGGAAACTGTCACCCGTCGCGTGGTCCTGGCGAAGAAGGCCGACAAGAAAAAAGTCATCGAAGACACGCTCAACGCTCACGCCGGGGAGATCAACCGCCAGCTTGCCGGCACGCGCATCGCCGCCTGTGCGGAAGACCGTGATATCATCGTGGACGACTACCCGCTGCTGCCGGTCCGCCGGCGTTTCTGGGAGCACGTGCTGCGCGCGGTGGACGTGCCGGGCACGGCCAGCCAACTTCGCACGCAACTCAAGATCGTCCATGAAGCCGTCCGCCAGACGGCCGAGGAGGAACTCGGCACGGTGGTTGCCGCGGACTTCATCTATGAGCAGATCAGCCCGGACCTGCGCAAGACCGGCATCCTGCTCCGTGAGATCGACGAGACCATCCGCAACCTCGACGATGGCACAGAAGATGGCCGGCTCGCCCAGCGGCTGTGCGGCCTGATCTTCCTGATTCGCAAGCTGCCGCTGGAGCCGGTGGCTAACATCGGCGTCCGAGCGACGCCGGAAATGCTGGCCGACCTCATGGTTTCGGACCTGGCTAAGGATGGGACCGAACTCCGTAAGCACATCCCGCGCGTCCTGAAACTGCTGACCGATCCGCCGCCGGAGTCGCAGCGCCCGTCGTGGCTCCGCAAGGCCATGCAGGACAAGGGGGCGCTGCTGATCGAGATTGATGGTGAGTACAGCCTCCAGACCCGCGAAAGCAGCGAGTGGGACCGCGAGTTCCGCAACCGCCAAACGCGGCTGAACAGCGACCTGACCTCGCTGTCCAGCAAGCGCGGCTCGCTCATCAGCGCCGCCTGCGGTGACGCGCTCAAGGGCATCAAGCTCGCACAGGGCAAGTGCAAGGAGCCGCGGCGGCTGCTGGTGCATTTCGGCAGCGAAGCGCCGCCGGCCGGCGGGACCGATATTCCCGTGTGGGTCCGCGACGGCTGGGGCGAGAAGGAAAGCACCGTCGTCAACGACGCCCGCGCCGCCGGCAGCGACTCGCCCATCATCTACGTCTACATCCCCAAGGCCAGCGCCGACGACCTCCAGAAGGCCATCGTCGAGTACGAGGCCGCCAAGGCCACGCTGGAGTTCAAGGGCACGCCCACCACGCCCGAAGGCCGCGAGGCCCGCGACGCCATGGCCACGCGCATGGCGACAGCCGAGGCGTCCCGCAACCAGATCGTCAACGACGTGATCGACCGCGCCAAGGTCTTCCAGGGCGGCGGAAGCGAGCGGTACGAACTGAACCTCGTGGCCAAGGTCGAAGCCGCCGCCCAGGCGTCGCTCGACCGGCTGTTCCCCAACTTCAAGAGCGCCGACGATAACCGCTGGGCCAACGTCATCAACCGCGCCAGAAACGGCGACGAAGCAGCCTTGTCCGCGGTGGACTGGACCGACGCGCCAGAGAAGCACCCCGTTTGCGCGGCCGTGCTTTCCGAGGTCGGCTCGGGCAAGCGCGGCAAGGAAGTCCGCGACGCCTTCGAGGCCAGCCCCTATGGCTGGCCGCGCGACGCCGTGGACGCCGCACTTATCACGCTGCACACCACCGGCCACATCCGCGCCACGCACAAGGGCATGACGCTTTCGCCGGGCCAGTTGGACCAGGCGAAGATTTCCGTGACCGACTTCCGCGCCGAAACGGCCACGATCAACGCCAAAGAGAAGATCAAGCTCCGCAAGCTCTTCCAGGCGGCCGGCGTGGACTGCAAGCCCAACGAGGAAACCGCCAAGGCCCCGGTCTTCCTGGTCCGCCTGGCGGAACTGGCGGACCGCGCCGGCGGCGAGCCGCCCATGCCGGCCCGGCCGGGCACCGGCCACCTCGACACGCTCCGCGGGTACGCCGGCGTCGAGCAACTGGCCGAAATCCTCAAGGCCCACGACACGCTCGCCCAGCAGGCCAAGGACTGGGGCAAGCTGGCGGAACTCGCCGGCAAGCGCAAGCCCGCCTGGGAAACGCTCTGCACGCTGCTCAAGCACGCCGACGCCATGGCCGGGGCCGACGAACTCCGCGCACAGGCCGACGCCGTGAAGTCCGAGCGCCGGCTGCTGGACGCCAGCGACCCCGTGCCGGACATCCGCAAGGGCGCGGCCGACGCGCTCCGCGCCGCCGTCACCGCGGCCCACGGCGAGTACGAGCGGACCTACAACGAGCAGATGGCCGCCCTGACCGGCAGCGACAACTGGAAGAAGCTCAAGGACGCCCAGCGGAAACAGATACTCGCCGACGAGGGCATCGACGAACTGCCGGCGCTGTCCGTCGGCTCCGAAGCGGACCTCATCCGCTCGCTGGAGCAGACGGCCCTGCCGGCGTGGAAGACCAAGACCGACGCGCTGCCCCAGCAGTTCGCCCGCGCCGCGATGGCTGCGGCCAAGCTGCTGGAGCCGAAGACCCAGCGCGTCCACCTGACCAGCGGGACGCTCAAGACCGAGGCCGAAGTCAAGGCGTGGCTGGCCGGCACGGAGAAAGACCTGCTGGCGAAGCTCAAGGACGGC
Protein-coding regions in this window:
- a CDS encoding DUF1788 domain-containing protein, producing MGRIEELAARYRGHIGAPWQRNLSGDQKAIFVVYPKTDERKLRARLELFEMATTSTGHQWRPLDLTDTFARWMADTEYREVYFEEPETLTMKLRSDFVQYAAGRLRGALTAEGVDEDTVVAVQGVACLFGFTRVSLVLKEVVKDIRGRLVVFFPGEYEDNNYRLLDARDGWNYLAVPITLHNGVND
- the brxC gene encoding BREX system P-loop protein BrxC, with amino-acid sequence MKNKQLFQRDPAVSKLLNDGVAAVREAASVKEIETLRYELEHFVCEGQYEDGLIRILESYLGNVSSTTQPAAWVSGFYGSGKSHLLKMFRHLWVDTRFDDGTTARGLARLPQEVQDLLRELDTLGKRCGGLHAASGTLPSGGGESVRLAVLSIILVSKNLPEALPQAQFCMWLQKNGFLDRVKAAVKAAGKEFYSELHDLYVSPILAKAVLDADPSFASDLKAARAALRAQFPVVEDISTNEFIRLVREVLSVDGQIPCTVIVLDEIQLFIGNDPGRSTDVQEVAEALCKQLDSRVLLIGAGQTALAGNVPLLQRLSGRFTIPVELSDADVETVTRRVVLAKKADKKKVIEDTLNAHAGEINRQLAGTRIAACAEDRDIIVDDYPLLPVRRRFWEHVLRAVDVPGTASQLRTQLKIVHEAVRQTAEEELGTVVAADFIYEQISPDLRKTGILLREIDETIRNLDDGTEDGRLAQRLCGLIFLIRKLPLEPVANIGVRATPEMLADLMVSDLAKDGTELRKHIPRVLKLLTDPPPESQRPSWLRKAMQDKGALLIEIDGEYSLQTRESSEWDREFRNRQTRLNSDLTSLSSKRGSLISAACGDALKGIKLAQGKCKEPRRLLVHFGSEAPPAGGTDIPVWVRDGWGEKESTVVNDARAAGSDSPIIYVYIPKASADDLQKAIVEYEAAKATLEFKGTPTTPEGREARDAMATRMATAEASRNQIVNDVIDRAKVFQGGGSERYELNLVAKVEAAAQASLDRLFPNFKSADDNRWANVINRARNGDEAALSAVDWTDAPEKHPVCAAVLSEVGSGKRGKEVRDAFEASPYGWPRDAVDAALITLHTTGHIRATHKGMTLSPGQLDQAKISVTDFRAETATINAKEKIKLRKLFQAAGVDCKPNEETAKAPVFLVRLAELADRAGGEPPMPARPGTGHLDTLRGYAGVEQLAEILKAHDTLAQQAKDWGKLAELAGKRKPAWETLCTLLKHADAMAGADELRAQADAVKSERRLLDASDPVPDIRKGAADALRAAVTAAHGEYERTYNEQMAALTGSDNWKKLKDAQRKQILADEGIDELPALSVGSEADLIRSLEQTALPAWKTKTDALPQQFARAAMAAAKLLEPKTQRVHLTSGTLKTEAEVKAWLAGTEKDLLAKLKDGPVVIS